Proteins found in one Candidatus Hydrogenedentota bacterium genomic segment:
- a CDS encoding tetratricopeptide repeat protein, protein MRDEDDFEGGHIDTPFPDSEVQRNRRRPSDPIDTPYPADGFASRPQPVHSPEPRFWRLRQRANPYFMGRENLLTTLHNTFQKHPIVHLLGPLGSGTTQTALAYAFRARANFDGAFWIDAKDPTLARLDLVRAGRGLDGKWDDDAPINDQLAAIKHWMGTHLRWLLICDGAEALEPILELIPAQPNGRILITGQKSLNDDRVAVLEHPSFPHPAACLFLAHRSQQQRDEHASALVRFFGHATLPVFLAGAYCHVTATPLQEYQRRVEVALAKHDPPQSGATLAYGTLAAVEQSLLLLSERDPSALEMMALCAYMDSEDIALAMLCDGAPFLPRRLGGCVSNPDQLNATLTLLHKLGLVQFEQNSITVHPCIQTATRYLLGREQEFAWLMTALRVVREAFPVESRYHQPIPACSNLVRHARTVTLRSEHANQLREGTGLLLNHTGLYLHACKEHAAARDCFERSIRCAETLYGPVHPTIAARANSLGVILQDLGSYEEARACYERAFHVCEAVYGPARDAALGPAHRSMLTMPSRNLCQVLELMGDVRRAKLAYQHAIKVFMEVYCWNHSLVAESMNGLGQLFFKEKDYVTARQYFQKAIQAEEHAEQPEPGNLGKFTRNLAQCLLEQNDILNARDLYEHALHIDRDDYGPIHRHVAADLVGMGKSSRALSRFADAQKCFDEALNLYKALTSQATREKAAVWRHKGRAFMDDHDFEKAVFCLNEALVTTRLAEGADSPALGPDYIYLGRALARLGQLAEAEEAMAEALKLHERTPWMDDDALISLYSRVGKIAKELKALERATDYLRAAMALNEARYGREHEQVAADAFGLGNLYLAMKDHESALDYFQAARDIYAETRGPDDPKTLRAAQRIEALEHARY, encoded by the coding sequence ATGCGTGACGAGGACGACTTCGAAGGCGGACACATCGATACGCCCTTCCCCGACAGCGAAGTCCAGCGAAATCGGCGCCGTCCTTCCGATCCCATCGACACGCCCTATCCCGCCGATGGTTTCGCCAGCCGGCCCCAGCCGGTGCACAGCCCCGAGCCGCGCTTCTGGCGCCTTCGGCAGCGGGCAAACCCCTATTTCATGGGCCGGGAAAACCTGCTGACGACGTTGCACAACACCTTTCAGAAGCACCCGATCGTTCATCTCCTCGGCCCCCTCGGTTCCGGCACCACGCAGACCGCCCTGGCCTACGCGTTCCGGGCGCGCGCCAACTTCGACGGGGCCTTCTGGATCGACGCTAAGGACCCCACCCTGGCCCGGCTCGATCTGGTCCGTGCCGGTCGCGGTCTCGACGGAAAATGGGACGATGACGCGCCCATAAACGATCAGCTCGCCGCGATCAAGCACTGGATGGGCACCCACCTCCGGTGGCTCCTGATCTGTGACGGGGCGGAAGCGCTCGAACCCATCCTCGAACTCATTCCGGCCCAGCCCAATGGTCGAATCCTGATTACCGGGCAAAAATCGCTGAACGATGACCGCGTGGCCGTCCTGGAGCATCCCTCCTTTCCCCACCCCGCCGCATGTCTGTTCCTGGCCCATCGGAGCCAGCAGCAGCGCGACGAGCACGCCTCGGCCCTCGTGCGCTTCTTCGGCCACGCGACTCTCCCGGTCTTTCTCGCGGGGGCCTACTGCCACGTCACCGCCACCCCGCTCCAGGAATACCAGCGCCGGGTCGAGGTGGCCCTTGCCAAGCATGATCCCCCCCAGTCGGGCGCCACGCTGGCCTACGGAACCCTCGCCGCGGTCGAGCAGTCGCTATTACTGCTGTCGGAGCGCGACCCTTCCGCCCTGGAAATGATGGCCCTGTGCGCCTACATGGACTCGGAAGATATTGCCCTGGCCATGCTGTGCGATGGCGCTCCCTTCCTGCCCAGGCGACTCGGTGGTTGCGTGTCCAACCCCGACCAACTGAACGCCACGCTCACGCTCCTGCACAAGCTCGGCCTGGTTCAGTTTGAACAAAACAGCATCACGGTACACCCTTGCATTCAGACCGCTACCCGTTATCTGCTTGGACGCGAGCAGGAATTCGCCTGGTTGATGACCGCGCTGCGTGTCGTCCGCGAGGCCTTCCCCGTGGAAAGCCGCTACCACCAGCCGATCCCCGCCTGCTCGAATCTCGTCCGACATGCCCGAACGGTCACCTTGCGCAGCGAGCACGCCAACCAGCTCCGCGAGGGAACGGGCCTGCTGTTGAACCATACGGGCCTCTACCTCCACGCCTGCAAAGAGCACGCCGCGGCGCGCGATTGTTTCGAACGCTCGATTCGCTGCGCCGAGACCCTCTATGGCCCCGTGCATCCGACCATCGCCGCCCGGGCCAACAGCCTGGGCGTTATTCTGCAGGATCTCGGCAGCTACGAAGAAGCCCGGGCCTGTTATGAACGGGCCTTTCACGTCTGCGAGGCGGTCTATGGCCCCGCGCGCGATGCCGCCCTGGGCCCGGCCCACCGCAGCATGCTCACCATGCCCAGCCGCAACCTGTGTCAGGTGCTTGAGCTCATGGGCGATGTGCGCCGCGCGAAACTGGCCTACCAGCACGCCATCAAGGTATTCATGGAGGTCTATTGCTGGAATCACTCCCTCGTCGCGGAGAGCATGAACGGCCTGGGGCAGTTGTTCTTCAAGGAGAAGGACTACGTCACCGCGCGCCAGTACTTTCAAAAGGCGATCCAGGCGGAGGAACATGCGGAGCAGCCGGAGCCGGGCAATCTCGGCAAGTTCACACGCAACCTCGCCCAGTGCCTGCTGGAGCAGAATGACATCCTGAACGCCCGGGACCTCTACGAGCATGCGCTTCACATTGACCGGGATGACTACGGCCCCATCCACCGCCATGTGGCCGCGGACCTCGTCGGCATGGGCAAGTCGAGCCGCGCACTCAGCCGATTTGCCGACGCGCAGAAGTGCTTCGATGAAGCCCTGAACCTGTACAAGGCCCTCACCAGCCAGGCGACCCGTGAAAAGGCCGCCGTGTGGCGACACAAGGGTCGGGCCTTCATGGACGACCATGACTTCGAGAAAGCGGTCTTCTGCCTGAACGAAGCCCTCGTGACGACTCGCCTGGCCGAAGGGGCGGATTCGCCCGCGTTGGGGCCGGACTATATCTATCTGGGCCGGGCCCTGGCGCGACTCGGCCAGCTCGCCGAGGCGGAAGAAGCCATGGCCGAGGCGCTGAAGCTCCACGAGCGCACGCCGTGGATGGACGACGATGCGCTGATCAGCCTGTATTCTCGGGTTGGAAAGATCGCGAAGGAATTGAAGGCCCTGGAGCGGGCCACGGACTACCTCCGCGCCGCAATGGCGCTGAACGAGGCGCGCTACGGGCGGGAACACGAGCAGGTCGCCGCGGATGCCTTCGGCCTGGGCAATCTCTACCTGGCCATGAAGGATCACGAGTCCGCGCTGGACTACTTTCAGGCCGCTCGCGACATCTACGCCGAAACCCGCGGCCCGGATGATCCCAAAACCCTGCGCGCCGCCCAGCGGATTGAAGCGCTGGAGCACGCTCGGTACTGA
- a CDS encoding serine/threonine protein kinase translates to MCRCTVCEFPIYVTINSVTPPVHPEDKKEFHHYDAASIPFKWEKGDLLMELYDVRDELGRGGMGVVHRVHHRGWGIDVAVKSPKERLVEERGWVATFEHECETWVNLPPHPNTVICYCVRRLGDIPRVFVEYVDGPDLGNMIRDKSLYRGSLEEKLHRMFDIIIQVCKGLNHAHVNGVVHQDVKPKNILVAKTGEVKVTDFGLARVGVAERDPGSSSPGKLIRWGPLGGTPVYSSPDYKRLNEVTAQSDVWSLGLAILEMFSGEVFWHDGQEARSTMKTLLQYGARYPEVPRIPKSLVPVLEQCFEVEPSARPDGMLGLARLIEEVYRKEIGRVYHRSSHDLEVHSFDLMNNRAVSLADLGQAYEAEALWTEIRGADPNHIEARYNLALHQWRVGKISDNEVVAKLYRLCALHEGHWMPPYLLARVLVERGDAAAACTVLDNLSPADKRSREVAFGIAVSHERMPKDKKKIWELLAHSTALTAVHLSNDGSHFLSGCLAGRIRYWERHEHRLLRTLEGHTGAVNAFAVRRAETIAFSAGADGTIRQWDLARGEGLRVLEGHEGPVLSLDLCDEMRVLISGGQDGTVRHWDLATGACVHTWHTQDSPVFSLAVSSNGAYAISGHESGNLAVWDIRDGRLLKRYTQNKGPVVSMAVSHTRPYVVTTSGRNIRVWNLGRGEIIHTLRGHKTDVHGVCIDQMNRYILSASAQGTLKMWDMKTGQCIRSLQGTAPVSLSQDGRYCLTGDEAGVLKCWQVHLDEAPLIAPFVICRDFMKRSEIPEVEV, encoded by the coding sequence ATGTGCCGTTGTACCGTCTGCGAATTTCCCATTTATGTGACCATCAACAGCGTCACGCCGCCGGTGCACCCCGAGGACAAGAAGGAATTCCATCACTACGACGCCGCCTCCATCCCGTTTAAGTGGGAGAAGGGCGATCTGCTCATGGAGCTCTACGACGTGCGCGATGAGCTGGGGCGCGGAGGCATGGGGGTGGTTCACCGGGTCCACCATCGCGGCTGGGGCATTGATGTTGCCGTGAAGAGTCCAAAGGAGCGGCTGGTGGAGGAGCGGGGCTGGGTGGCGACTTTTGAGCACGAGTGCGAGACCTGGGTGAATCTGCCGCCCCACCCGAATACCGTCATATGCTATTGCGTGCGTCGCCTCGGCGATATTCCCCGGGTGTTTGTGGAGTATGTGGACGGCCCGGATCTGGGGAACATGATCCGGGACAAGAGCCTCTACCGGGGATCGCTGGAAGAAAAGCTGCACCGGATGTTCGACATTATCATCCAGGTGTGCAAGGGCTTGAACCACGCCCATGTCAACGGGGTGGTCCACCAGGACGTGAAACCGAAGAATATTCTGGTGGCGAAGACGGGCGAGGTCAAGGTGACGGATTTCGGCCTGGCGCGGGTGGGTGTGGCGGAGCGGGACCCCGGTTCGAGCAGCCCGGGGAAACTGATTCGCTGGGGGCCCCTGGGCGGGACGCCCGTATACAGTTCGCCCGATTATAAGCGCCTTAACGAAGTGACGGCCCAGAGCGATGTGTGGAGTCTGGGGCTCGCCATCCTGGAGATGTTCAGCGGAGAAGTTTTCTGGCACGACGGCCAGGAGGCGCGCTCCACGATGAAGACGCTGCTCCAGTATGGCGCGCGCTATCCGGAGGTGCCGCGCATCCCAAAGTCGCTGGTGCCGGTGCTCGAGCAGTGCTTCGAGGTGGAGCCGTCCGCACGTCCGGACGGGATGCTCGGGCTGGCGCGGCTGATCGAGGAGGTGTACCGCAAAGAGATCGGGCGGGTCTATCATCGATCCAGCCATGACCTGGAAGTGCACAGCTTCGATCTGATGAACAATCGGGCCGTTTCGCTGGCGGACCTGGGTCAGGCCTATGAAGCCGAGGCCCTGTGGACTGAAATCCGCGGCGCGGACCCCAATCACATCGAGGCGCGCTACAATCTGGCGCTGCACCAGTGGCGCGTCGGCAAGATTTCCGACAACGAAGTCGTCGCGAAGTTGTATCGCCTCTGCGCCCTCCACGAGGGCCACTGGATGCCGCCCTACCTGCTGGCCCGCGTGCTGGTGGAGCGGGGCGACGCGGCGGCGGCCTGCACGGTCCTGGACAATCTCAGCCCTGCGGACAAGCGGAGCCGCGAAGTGGCTTTTGGCATAGCCGTATCCCACGAGCGCATGCCCAAGGACAAAAAAAAGATCTGGGAACTCCTCGCCCATTCGACGGCGCTCACCGCGGTCCATCTTTCCAACGATGGCAGCCATTTTCTATCGGGTTGCCTGGCGGGCAGGATTCGTTACTGGGAGCGCCACGAGCACCGGCTGCTCAGGACCCTGGAAGGGCACACGGGGGCGGTCAACGCCTTCGCGGTGCGCCGCGCCGAGACGATTGCCTTTTCCGCCGGCGCGGACGGAACGATCCGCCAATGGGATCTGGCCCGGGGCGAAGGATTGCGTGTACTCGAAGGACACGAGGGGCCCGTGCTGAGCCTCGATCTCTGCGACGAGATGCGCGTGCTTATCTCGGGTGGACAGGATGGCACCGTTCGCCATTGGGATCTGGCCACCGGGGCCTGCGTGCACACGTGGCACACCCAAGACTCGCCCGTGTTCAGCCTGGCGGTAAGTTCCAACGGTGCCTACGCCATCTCGGGCCATGAGTCGGGCAATCTCGCGGTGTGGGATATTCGAGACGGGCGACTTTTAAAGCGATACACCCAGAACAAAGGCCCCGTCGTCTCCATGGCGGTGAGCCATACCCGCCCCTATGTCGTTACTACGAGCGGGCGCAATATCCGCGTGTGGAATCTGGGCCGGGGCGAGATCATCCACACCCTGCGGGGCCACAAGACCGACGTGCATGGCGTCTGCATCGACCAGATGAATCGTTACATCCTGTCGGCCTCGGCCCAGGGCACCTTGAAGATGTGGGACATGAAAACGGGTCAGTGCATTCGAAGCCTGCAGGGGACGGCTCCGGTTTCGCTGAGCCAGGACGGTCGTTATTGCCTGACCGGCGATGAAGCGGGTGTGCTCAAATGCTGGCAGGTCCATCTGGACGAAGCGCCGCTCATCGCGCCCTTCGTAATCTGCCGCGATTTCATGAAGCGATCGGAGATTCCCGAAGTGGAGGTCTGA
- a CDS encoding protein-glutamate O-methyltransferase CheR, which produces MAVQLTKDELAAWSRFVMELCGIYLDGSKAYLIETRLSVLMRETGAANWSELMYKVKGDASGALKRKVIDAITTNETSFFRDTSPFELLQHKLFPELIDRRTKANLKPIPIRILSAACSTGQEAYSTVIVLKELLGDFRGYDIRILGLDISDAAVAQASYAHYLRSDLDRGMSPDKLNKHFEPVGDRWKVRDELRATTTFRRANLLEPVLATAPFDIVFCRNVAIYFTEPDKIKLFQNLGRALARDGALIIGSTESITGLCPEFEPQRYLRSVFYQKKA; this is translated from the coding sequence ATGGCCGTGCAACTCACGAAAGATGAACTTGCCGCGTGGAGCCGCTTCGTCATGGAGCTTTGCGGTATTTATCTGGATGGCTCCAAGGCCTATCTGATCGAGACGCGCCTCTCCGTGCTCATGCGCGAGACCGGCGCGGCCAACTGGTCCGAGCTGATGTATAAAGTCAAAGGAGACGCGTCGGGAGCCCTGAAGCGCAAGGTAATCGACGCCATCACCACCAACGAGACGTCGTTCTTTCGCGATACCTCGCCCTTCGAATTGCTGCAGCACAAGCTCTTCCCGGAACTGATAGACCGGCGGACGAAGGCCAATTTGAAGCCGATTCCCATTCGGATTCTCAGCGCGGCCTGCTCCACGGGCCAGGAGGCCTACAGCACCGTCATCGTGCTGAAGGAATTGCTGGGAGATTTCCGGGGCTATGACATCCGGATCCTGGGGCTGGATATTTCCGACGCCGCCGTGGCTCAGGCGAGCTATGCCCACTATCTGCGCTCCGACCTCGATCGGGGCATGAGTCCCGACAAGCTCAACAAGCACTTTGAGCCCGTGGGCGATCGATGGAAAGTGCGGGACGAGCTCCGCGCGACCACCACCTTTCGCCGGGCCAACCTGCTGGAGCCCGTACTCGCCACCGCCCCCTTCGACATCGTATTCTGCCGCAATGTGGCCATCTATTTTACCGAGCCCGACAAGATCAAGCTGTTCCAGAATCTGGGTCGGGCGCTGGCGCGGGATGGCGCACTCATCATCGGCTCCACGGAGTCCATTACCGGGCTCTGTCCGGAGTTCGAGCCCCAGCGCTATCTCCGCTCCGTGTTCTACCAGAAGAAGGCGTAG